From a single Vicinamibacteria bacterium genomic region:
- a CDS encoding rhamnulokinase family protein has translation MDAAALHLAIDLGAGSGRAVLGRVDASGLILHETHRFHYPPRRIARHLRWDFDRLVEGIRDGIRRGRAVATELGGRLESIGVDSWGVDYGLLDAEGRLLEDPISYRDERTDGIMGEVGARVSRAEIFARTGVQFLVFNTLYQLIAHTREGLPAGACRLLLIPDLCHHALCGSLVSEHTNASTTQLLDVHEGRWEGTLFERLGLPLALMPEVVAAGTELGTLSRGHQRELGVGAMRVIAPATHDTASAVAGTPLEPGWAYISSGTWSLIGIERKVPLVSEAVARANFTNEVGAFGTVRFLKNVMGLWILEACRREWEAAGHAHDHEELLERVDAVSGLAGLVYPDHPRFFNPPSMTAELRASLIETGQPAVDDPVLLTKVILDSLALRYASVLATLEALTGQEVPGIHVVGGGALNSYLNQATADAAGRPVLVGPVEASAAGNLLVQAISCGELPSLADARRLLKDSVRPRRFTPRRGDAWAEAARRYPEIEAR, from the coding sequence GTGGATGCCGCCGCGCTTCATCTCGCGATCGACCTCGGCGCCGGCAGCGGCCGGGCCGTCCTCGGGCGCGTCGACGCCTCGGGCCTCATACTCCACGAGACACACCGCTTCCACTACCCGCCGCGACGGATCGCCCGCCATCTGCGCTGGGACTTCGATCGTTTGGTCGAGGGCATCCGGGACGGGATCCGGCGCGGGCGGGCGGTCGCGACGGAGCTCGGCGGCCGGCTCGAGTCGATCGGCGTCGACTCGTGGGGCGTCGACTACGGTCTCCTCGATGCGGAGGGACGGCTGCTCGAGGATCCCATCAGCTATCGGGACGAGCGCACCGACGGGATCATGGGCGAGGTGGGCGCGCGAGTGTCGCGCGCGGAGATCTTCGCGCGCACCGGCGTCCAGTTCCTCGTCTTCAACACGCTCTACCAGCTCATCGCGCACACTCGCGAGGGCCTGCCGGCGGGAGCGTGTCGTCTGCTCTTGATTCCCGACCTTTGCCACCACGCGCTCTGCGGCTCGCTGGTGAGCGAGCACACCAACGCCTCGACCACGCAGCTGCTCGACGTGCATGAGGGGCGATGGGAAGGGACGCTCTTCGAGCGTCTCGGGCTCCCTCTGGCGCTGATGCCCGAAGTAGTGGCGGCGGGGACGGAGCTGGGGACGCTGTCACGCGGGCACCAGAGAGAGCTCGGCGTGGGCGCGATGCGGGTCATCGCGCCCGCCACCCACGACACCGCCAGCGCGGTGGCGGGAACGCCCCTCGAGCCCGGCTGGGCATATATCTCGTCGGGCACTTGGTCGTTGATAGGCATCGAGCGCAAGGTCCCTCTCGTTAGCGAGGCCGTCGCCCGCGCCAACTTCACGAACGAGGTGGGGGCGTTCGGGACTGTACGGTTTCTCAAGAACGTGATGGGCCTCTGGATCCTGGAAGCGTGCCGCCGGGAATGGGAGGCGGCTGGCCACGCCCACGACCATGAAGAGCTGCTGGAACGGGTCGATGCCGTCAGCGGGCTCGCCGGCCTGGTCTACCCAGATCACCCCCGGTTTTTCAATCCGCCCAGCATGACCGCAGAGCTTCGCGCGAGCCTGATCGAGACCGGCCAGCCGGCTGTTGACGATCCCGTGCTGCTAACGAAGGTGATCCTCGATTCGCTCGCGTTGAGGTACGCCTCCGTGCTCGCCACCCTCGAGGCCCTGACCGGGCAAGAGGTGCCCGGCATCCACGTCGTCGGTGGGGGAGCCCTCAACTCGTACCTGAACCAGGCTACCGCCGATGCCGCCGGGCGGCCCGTGCTCGTGGGCCCCGTCGAGGCCAGCGCGGCCGGGAATCTCCTGGTGCAGGCGATCTCGTGCGGGGAGCTACCCTCGCTGGCCGACGCCCGACGTCTGCTCAAAGACTCTGTCCGGCCGCGACGGTTCACACCCCGGCGGGGTGACGCGTGGGCGGAGGCGGCCAGGCGCTACCCCGAGATCGAAGCGCGATGA
- a CDS encoding PLP-dependent aminotransferase family protein: MQLVIPLSKGEPLFRQVYSGLRQAILAGTFRAGDRLPSTRDLAEQLGISRTVVVLAYEQLLAEGFVLGRRGSGTYVPTGLSIARSARSGKPAQLRLSRFGSITAAMGRKQGFPEPRTSPLPYDFAYGLSDVESFPFEAWRGILRRRARQTRIRELDYGPAGGSEALREAITAHLRRSRAVACDPSQVIVVNGSQQALDLIARVLIEPGDGVVIEDPSYQGTREVLRAARARLHPIAVDRDGLDPASLSDNARIAFVTPSHQFPTGAILPLARRQGLLQWAKRRNAVIVEDDYDGEFRYQTKPLESLQGLDTEGRVVYVGTFSRTIFSALRLGYLILPKCLLPAFTAAKWLCDRHTATLEQETLAEFISTGMYERHLRRVRRRNAAIRHALLEALQQHMGDRIEVTGDGAGAHVVLWPKERVSEEAAIAGAAVRGVGVYGISRYFLRRPARPGILLGYPRLREAEIREGVRRLAEVL; the protein is encoded by the coding sequence ATGCAGCTGGTAATACCACTCTCGAAGGGCGAGCCGCTCTTCCGCCAGGTCTACTCCGGACTGCGGCAAGCCATCCTCGCCGGTACGTTCCGGGCGGGCGATCGCCTTCCCTCCACGCGCGATCTCGCCGAGCAGCTCGGAATCTCGCGCACCGTGGTAGTGCTCGCCTACGAGCAACTGCTGGCCGAGGGATTCGTCCTTGGCCGTAGGGGTTCGGGGACGTATGTGCCGACAGGGCTGTCCATTGCCCGTTCCGCGCGCTCGGGGAAGCCCGCGCAACTGCGGCTGTCGCGCTTCGGCTCCATCACGGCGGCCATGGGCCGGAAACAGGGCTTCCCAGAACCACGCACGTCGCCGCTTCCCTACGACTTTGCGTACGGGCTCAGCGACGTGGAGTCTTTCCCGTTCGAAGCGTGGCGGGGGATACTGCGTCGACGTGCCCGCCAGACCCGGATCCGCGAGCTCGATTACGGCCCGGCGGGAGGGAGCGAAGCGCTGCGCGAAGCAATAACCGCCCATCTCCGACGCTCTCGCGCCGTGGCGTGCGATCCCTCGCAGGTGATCGTCGTGAATGGTTCGCAGCAAGCGTTGGATCTGATTGCCCGCGTGCTGATCGAGCCGGGCGATGGAGTCGTCATCGAGGATCCCAGCTATCAGGGCACGAGGGAGGTGCTGCGCGCCGCCCGGGCTCGTTTGCACCCGATCGCGGTCGACCGGGACGGGCTGGACCCGGCGTCATTGTCCGACAATGCGCGGATTGCCTTCGTCACACCATCCCACCAGTTTCCAACCGGCGCGATCCTTCCGCTGGCGCGGCGGCAGGGGCTCCTCCAATGGGCCAAGCGCCGGAACGCTGTGATCGTCGAAGATGACTACGACGGTGAGTTCCGCTACCAGACGAAGCCATTGGAGTCCCTGCAGGGTTTAGACACTGAGGGGCGCGTCGTCTATGTCGGGACGTTCTCACGAACGATCTTTTCCGCTCTTCGCCTCGGCTACTTGATCCTGCCGAAATGCCTGCTCCCGGCCTTCACCGCGGCCAAGTGGCTGTGCGATCGTCATACGGCAACGCTGGAGCAGGAAACCCTGGCGGAATTCATTAGCACCGGAATGTACGAGCGGCACTTACGGCGCGTTCGACGGCGGAACGCCGCCATCCGTCACGCTCTGCTTGAGGCCCTTCAGCAGCATATGGGTGACCGGATCGAGGTCACCGGCGATGGCGCGGGCGCCCACGTCGTGCTCTGGCCCAAGGAGCGTGTATCAGAAGAGGCCGCGATCGCCGGCGCTGCCGTGCGCGGAGTCGGAGTCTACGGGATCAGCCGCTACTTTCTGAGGCGACCGGCCCGACCCGGAATCCTGCTTGGCTACCCGCGTCTGCGAGAGGCGGAGATTCGTGAGGGCGTGCGCCGCCTTGCCGAGGTACTGTAG
- the rhaM gene encoding L-rhamnose mutarotase: MIRKAFRMSVHAEGLEEYARRHNPIWRELEDTLLAHGVRSYSIYLDIETNDLFAYAEIESEERWRAIASAEVCQRWWCHMQELMPSNPDHSPVARDLREVFHLERRGL, from the coding sequence ATGATCCGCAAGGCGTTCCGGATGTCGGTGCACGCAGAGGGGCTCGAAGAGTACGCCCGTCGGCACAATCCGATCTGGCGCGAGCTGGAGGACACGCTCCTTGCGCACGGCGTGCGCAGCTACTCCATCTATCTCGATATCGAGACGAACGACCTGTTTGCCTACGCCGAGATCGAAAGCGAGGAGCGCTGGCGGGCCATCGCGTCTGCCGAGGTCTGTCAGCGGTGGTGGTGCCACATGCAGGAGCTGATGCCGTCGAACCCCGACCACAGCCCCGTCGCGCGAGATCTGCGTGAGGTGTTCCACCTCGAGAGACGAGGCCTCTGA
- a CDS encoding ABC transporter permease: protein MASRKADVTAAAVRRHFPGPLTHEALLGVVVLVELGYFAAAGSNFLSAGNAAEVARASVEIGLLALALTPVIVTGGIDLSVGSLLGLAAVLMGAMYRDLGLPMGAAALVGVLVGVAGGALNALLVTRLGVPPLIATLGTYSLFRGVAEGFTGGVRNYTDFPAGFLFLGQGRLPGGVPAQLPLLLAAAIFFWLLLHRTPAGRGLRAIGFSPDGARYAGIPVARRLALVYVLSGLMAGMGAAVYAARLGQAKADAGTGFELFAITAVVLGGTSIFGGRGSVPGTLLGLLAVALLQNGLRLSDLPAELAGILTGVMLIAAIGAHRVFSERSRG, encoded by the coding sequence GTGGCGTCTCGTAAAGCAGACGTCACGGCCGCAGCCGTGAGGCGTCACTTCCCCGGACCTCTCACCCACGAAGCGCTCCTCGGTGTGGTCGTGCTCGTCGAGTTGGGCTACTTTGCGGCCGCTGGCTCGAACTTCCTCAGCGCCGGCAACGCGGCCGAGGTCGCCCGCGCCAGCGTGGAGATCGGGCTGCTCGCCCTGGCTCTCACCCCCGTGATCGTGACCGGCGGGATCGATCTCTCGGTGGGGTCGCTCTTGGGCCTCGCGGCCGTCCTCATGGGAGCGATGTACCGGGACCTCGGTCTGCCCATGGGAGCCGCCGCCCTCGTGGGCGTGCTCGTGGGCGTGGCCGGGGGAGCATTGAACGCCCTGCTCGTGACGCGTCTCGGCGTCCCGCCCTTGATCGCGACCCTCGGCACGTACTCACTGTTCCGGGGCGTGGCCGAAGGCTTCACGGGGGGGGTGAGGAACTATACCGATTTCCCTGCCGGCTTCCTCTTCCTTGGCCAGGGGCGCCTGCCGGGCGGAGTCCCGGCCCAGCTCCCGCTGCTGCTGGCCGCCGCCATCTTCTTTTGGCTGCTTCTCCACCGCACGCCGGCCGGCCGCGGTCTGCGCGCCATCGGCTTTTCCCCAGACGGGGCCCGCTACGCGGGAATACCGGTCGCGCGCCGGCTGGCCCTGGTCTATGTGCTGAGCGGGCTCATGGCCGGGATGGGCGCTGCCGTCTACGCGGCCCGCCTCGGCCAGGCCAAGGCCGACGCTGGCACCGGCTTCGAACTGTTCGCGATCACGGCCGTCGTGCTCGGCGGCACCTCGATCTTCGGCGGCCGCGGCTCGGTGCCCGGGACTCTGCTTGGGCTCCTGGCGGTGGCCCTGCTGCAGAATGGTCTCCGTCTCAGCGACCTGCCGGCGGAGCTTGCCGGTATCCTGACCGGCGTCATGCTCATCGCCGCCATCGGCGCCCACCGCGTGTTCTCGGAAAGGAGCCGCGGATGA
- a CDS encoding bifunctional rhamnulose-1-phosphate aldolase/short-chain dehydrogenase codes for MRRTEHLPDKWNDDDCRGLSEPELLRYRSNLLGSDLRITNYGGGNTSAKVMMSDPLTAAQVEVLWVKGSGGDLGSMKLDGFATLYLEKLLALKARYGGREHEEEMVNYFPHCTFALNPRATSIDTPVHCFVRQRHVDHMHADAIIAIAAAHNGETLTRKIFGDEIGWVPWQRPGFDLGLKIGAAGDGTQVVGLVLGSHGLVTWAGTSKECYQTTLRIIQQAADWLTAHARSDPFGPPVAPSLPEAERHALVGELAPVLRGKLSPLGSKVMHYVDSPAVLEFVGSARGEELAARGTTCPDHFLRTKIRPLFVPFAPGRDTLSDLLPRLDALIARYRDEYTAYYERCRRGDSPAIRDPYPVLVLVPGVGLLAFQKDKSTARVAAEYMVNTINVIRWAEGVDTYQPISEQDAFDIEYWSLEEAKLQLLRKPKELEGRVALVTGGAGGIGGAIARRLLGDGACVVLTDIDPAALEHAVSELERAHGADRVRGALGDVISEAAVRAWFSLAAREFGGLDILVSNAGIASAAPVDETSLATWQRNMDVLATGYFLVAREGYSLMKRQGRGGSIVFVGSKNALVASTGAAAYCTAKAAELHLARCLALEGAEHGIRVNVVNPDAVIRGSRIWSGSWRAERAASNRIEDDQVEEFYRQRSLLKRSVLPEDVAEAVAFFASDRSSKSTGNIVNVDAGNVTAFTR; via the coding sequence CTGCGCCGGACGGAACACCTCCCCGACAAGTGGAACGACGACGATTGCCGCGGGCTCTCCGAGCCCGAGCTCCTGCGCTACCGCTCGAACCTGCTCGGGTCGGATCTCCGCATTACGAACTATGGCGGGGGCAACACGTCGGCCAAGGTCATGATGTCGGACCCGCTCACGGCCGCCCAGGTCGAAGTGCTGTGGGTCAAGGGCTCCGGGGGCGACCTCGGCAGCATGAAGCTCGACGGGTTCGCCACCCTCTATCTCGAGAAGTTGCTGGCGCTGAAGGCTCGTTATGGGGGGCGCGAGCACGAAGAGGAGATGGTCAACTACTTCCCGCACTGCACGTTCGCGCTGAACCCGCGCGCGACCAGCATCGACACGCCGGTCCATTGCTTCGTCCGGCAACGCCACGTGGATCACATGCATGCGGACGCGATCATCGCGATCGCCGCCGCCCATAACGGCGAGACGCTGACTCGTAAGATTTTCGGCGACGAAATAGGCTGGGTGCCCTGGCAGAGGCCCGGCTTCGACCTCGGGCTCAAGATCGGCGCTGCGGGCGATGGAACGCAGGTCGTTGGTCTCGTCCTCGGCAGCCATGGACTCGTGACGTGGGCCGGGACCTCCAAGGAGTGCTACCAAACGACGCTGCGCATCATCCAGCAGGCCGCCGACTGGCTGACCGCGCACGCGCGAAGCGATCCGTTCGGCCCGCCCGTGGCGCCGTCCCTCCCCGAAGCCGAGCGGCACGCTCTCGTCGGCGAGCTCGCGCCGGTGCTGCGCGGAAAGCTCAGCCCGCTTGGCAGCAAGGTGATGCACTACGTCGATTCGCCGGCGGTGCTCGAGTTCGTGGGCAGCGCCCGCGGCGAGGAGCTTGCCGCGAGGGGGACGACCTGCCCGGACCATTTTCTCCGCACCAAGATCCGCCCCCTGTTCGTCCCGTTTGCACCGGGCCGCGACACGCTCTCCGATCTGCTGCCCCGTCTCGATGCGCTCATCGCGCGCTATCGCGACGAGTACACGGCTTATTACGAGCGTTGCCGGCGGGGCGACTCCCCGGCGATCCGCGATCCGTACCCCGTCCTGGTGCTCGTGCCGGGTGTCGGCCTGTTGGCGTTCCAGAAGGACAAGTCGACGGCGCGCGTCGCTGCCGAGTACATGGTGAATACGATCAACGTCATACGTTGGGCGGAGGGGGTCGACACCTACCAGCCCATCTCCGAGCAGGACGCTTTTGACATCGAGTACTGGTCGCTCGAGGAGGCCAAGCTCCAGCTCCTTCGGAAGCCAAAGGAGCTGGAAGGCCGCGTCGCGCTCGTCACCGGCGGTGCGGGGGGTATAGGGGGGGCGATCGCCCGGAGGCTCTTGGGGGATGGCGCCTGCGTGGTCCTGACCGACATCGATCCTGCCGCGCTCGAGCACGCGGTGAGCGAGCTGGAGCGGGCGCACGGGGCGGACCGCGTGCGGGGGGCGCTGGGCGACGTGATCAGCGAGGCTGCCGTGCGCGCATGGTTCTCCCTGGCGGCCCGGGAGTTCGGCGGGCTCGACATCCTAGTCTCGAACGCGGGCATCGCGTCGGCCGCACCGGTGGACGAAACGTCGCTCGCGACCTGGCAGCGCAATATGGACGTCCTCGCCACCGGGTACTTCCTGGTCGCCCGCGAGGGCTACTCGCTCATGAAGCGCCAGGGCCGGGGCGGCTCCATCGTCTTCGTTGGGAGCAAGAACGCGCTCGTTGCCTCGACGGGAGCGGCGGCGTACTGCACGGCCAAGGCGGCGGAGCTGCACCTCGCGCGCTGTCTAGCCCTCGAGGGCGCGGAGCACGGGATCCGCGTCAACGTTGTGAATCCCGACGCCGTCATCCGCGGGTCGCGCATCTGGAGTGGGAGCTGGCGGGCGGAACGGGCGGCCAGCAACCGAATCGAGGATGATCAGGTCGAGGAGTTCTACCGGCAGCGCAGCCTGTTGAAGCGCAGCGTCCTGCCGGAGGACGTGGCGGAGGCGGTGGCCTTCTTCGCGTCGGACCGGTCCTCTAAGTCGACGGGAAACATCGTTAACGTGGATGCCGGCAACGTGACCGCCTTCACGCGATAG
- a CDS encoding sugar ABC transporter ATP-binding protein codes for MALLRLRDVSKAFGGVRALRGVSFDLSPGEVHGLVGENGAGKSTLVRILTGALRADSGTVEIDGRRVARADPVVMRERGVAPIYQQPALLPDLSVAENLALGLEPGGAWRRVDWRERRRRADAMLARVGARIDPEAEAGSLGMAEQQLVEIARALGAQARILLMDEPTAALAEPEAERLLGLIVELRGQGVGIVYISHHLSEVLRIADRVTVMRDGAVVETRPATGLAQAELIRLMVGRELTAVFPKRPVARGPVALEAHGLSCRIGGLVGVTLELYAGEILGLAGLVGSGRTELARVLFGLTPADGGELRLRGRPVAIDSPGRAAALGLAYVPEDRRRHGVILEMSVTANVTLAVLRQLTSGPFLDSRRERELASGFVERFAIKTPSLETPVANLSGGNQQKVALARWLATRPSVLILDEPTQGVDVGAKSEIHRLMVDLAEQGLAILMISSELPEILGMSDRIAVMRGGRVVETLSRDAATQQRLLALALGHELAPEVRH; via the coding sequence ATGGCTCTCCTCCGGCTGCGTGACGTCAGCAAGGCGTTCGGGGGCGTGCGCGCCCTGCGGGGCGTGTCGTTCGACCTGTCTCCCGGCGAGGTTCACGGCCTCGTCGGAGAGAACGGCGCCGGCAAGAGCACGCTGGTCCGCATCCTGACCGGGGCCCTAAGGGCCGACTCGGGGACGGTCGAGATCGACGGACGACGCGTCGCGCGCGCGGACCCGGTGGTGATGCGCGAGCGGGGCGTGGCGCCGATCTACCAGCAACCCGCGCTCCTGCCCGACCTGAGCGTGGCCGAGAACCTCGCCCTCGGCCTCGAGCCGGGGGGGGCGTGGCGACGCGTCGACTGGCGCGAGCGGCGGCGGCGGGCCGACGCTATGCTCGCCCGGGTGGGCGCGCGCATCGACCCCGAGGCGGAGGCCGGCTCTTTGGGCATGGCGGAGCAGCAGCTTGTAGAGATCGCCCGTGCCCTCGGCGCCCAGGCCCGGATCCTTCTCATGGACGAGCCCACCGCTGCCCTTGCCGAGCCCGAGGCGGAGCGGCTGCTCGGCCTCATCGTCGAGCTACGCGGGCAGGGTGTGGGCATCGTCTACATCTCCCACCACCTGAGCGAGGTGCTGCGCATCGCCGACCGCGTGACCGTCATGCGGGATGGAGCGGTCGTGGAGACGCGGCCGGCCACCGGGCTGGCCCAGGCGGAACTGATCCGGCTGATGGTCGGGCGTGAGCTGACCGCGGTGTTCCCCAAGCGGCCAGTGGCCCGCGGGCCCGTGGCCTTGGAAGCCCACGGCCTGTCGTGCCGCATAGGCGGGCTGGTGGGCGTCACCCTGGAGTTGTATGCCGGCGAGATCCTCGGCCTCGCGGGGCTGGTGGGCTCGGGGCGCACCGAGTTGGCCCGTGTGCTTTTCGGCCTCACGCCCGCGGACGGCGGCGAGCTGCGCCTGCGCGGCCGGCCGGTGGCGATCGATTCTCCCGGGCGAGCGGCCGCGCTCGGCCTGGCCTACGTCCCCGAGGACCGGCGGCGCCACGGCGTGATCCTCGAGATGAGCGTGACCGCGAACGTGACGCTGGCCGTCCTGCGCCAGCTCACCTCCGGCCCCTTCCTCGATTCCAGGCGCGAGAGGGAGCTGGCGAGCGGCTTCGTCGAGCGCTTCGCGATCAAGACCCCCTCGCTCGAGACTCCTGTCGCGAACCTCTCGGGCGGCAACCAGCAGAAGGTCGCCCTCGCGCGCTGGCTCGCAACCCGGCCGTCGGTGCTGATCCTGGACGAACCGACGCAGGGCGTAGACGTCGGGGCCAAGTCGGAGATCCACCGCCTGATGGTGGACCTCGCGGAACAGGGCCTCGCAATCCTGATGATCTCGTCCGAGCTGCCCGAGATCCTCGGCATGAGCGACCGCATCGCGGTCATGCGCGGGGGAAGGGTCGTCGAAACCTTGTCGCGGGACGCCGCCACCCAACAACGGCTGCTGGCCCTCGCCCTCGGTCACGAGCTTGCCCCGGAGGTCCGTCATTAG
- the rhaI gene encoding L-rhamnose catabolism isomerase gives MEFELTDERIAAENRKRLEWLEEDYEHLGRQLARRGADIEKLMQRAMAFRVAVPSWGVGTGGTRFARFPGPGEPRNVFEKIEDCQVIFKLVRSTPGISLHIPWDRPENPAQLRSFAEARGLFFDSMNSNTFEDQADQARSYKFGSLSHTDPAVRRQAIEHNLECLELGEKLGARSHTVWIGDGGNFPGQMHLRKALERYLDSMRDIYRALPDGWRLFIEHKLYEPAFYSTVINDWGTSYYCARELGERAFSLVDLGHHAPNVNIEMIVARLIQFGKLGGFHFNDSKYGDDDLDSGSIKPFQLFLIFNELVDAELSRVPGLNPAYMLDQSHNVTDPVESLMTSAAELVRAYVQAHLVDREQLAAHQDANDALLALQSLKRAFTTDVEPILAMARHRAGGAIDPLGVYRVSGYRQRAAQARPAAARLGAGIV, from the coding sequence ATGGAGTTTGAGCTGACCGACGAGCGCATCGCCGCGGAGAACCGGAAGCGGCTCGAGTGGCTGGAGGAAGACTACGAACACCTCGGGCGGCAGCTCGCGCGGCGCGGCGCCGACATCGAGAAGCTAATGCAGCGAGCAATGGCTTTTCGGGTCGCCGTCCCGTCGTGGGGGGTAGGCACGGGGGGCACGCGGTTCGCGCGGTTCCCCGGCCCCGGCGAGCCGCGCAACGTCTTCGAGAAGATCGAGGACTGTCAGGTCATCTTCAAGCTCGTACGCTCGACACCAGGCATCTCGCTGCACATTCCGTGGGACCGGCCGGAGAACCCGGCCCAACTGCGATCCTTCGCCGAGGCGCGCGGGCTGTTCTTTGACTCGATGAACTCCAATACCTTCGAGGACCAAGCCGACCAGGCCCGCTCCTACAAGTTCGGCAGCTTGAGCCACACCGATCCCGCCGTCCGGCGCCAGGCGATCGAGCACAACCTCGAGTGCCTCGAGCTGGGGGAAAAGCTCGGCGCCCGCTCGCATACCGTGTGGATCGGCGACGGGGGTAACTTCCCGGGCCAGATGCACCTGCGCAAGGCCCTCGAGCGATACCTCGACAGCATGCGCGACATTTATCGCGCCCTGCCCGACGGTTGGCGTCTGTTCATCGAGCACAAGCTGTACGAGCCGGCGTTCTATTCGACCGTCATCAACGACTGGGGCACCAGCTACTACTGCGCCCGGGAGCTGGGAGAGCGGGCCTTCTCGCTCGTCGACCTTGGCCACCACGCGCCCAACGTCAACATCGAGATGATCGTGGCCCGACTCATCCAGTTCGGAAAGCTCGGCGGCTTCCACTTTAACGACAGCAAGTACGGGGACGACGACCTCGACTCCGGCTCCATCAAGCCCTTCCAGCTCTTCCTGATCTTCAACGAGCTGGTCGACGCCGAGCTGTCCCGAGTGCCGGGTTTGAACCCCGCCTACATGCTGGACCAGTCCCACAACGTTACCGATCCCGTCGAGTCGCTCATGACCAGCGCCGCCGAGCTGGTGCGGGCCTACGTGCAGGCGCACCTCGTCGATCGCGAGCAGCTCGCCGCCCACCAGGATGCAAACGACGCCCTCCTGGCGCTCCAGTCGCTCAAGCGGGCCTTCACCACTGACGTAGAACCCATCCTCGCCATGGCCCGTCACCGGGCGGGTGGTGCGATCGACCCGCTGGGCGTCTACCGGGTCAGCGGGTATCGGCAGCGGGCGGCCCAGGCGCGGCCCGCCGCAGCGCGGCTCGGGGCGGGAATCGTCTGA
- a CDS encoding ABC transporter permease, whose translation MPRRSVISRLLAHHRREASVAAALFALLALVAVRAPGFFRAANVRDLLVGNAPVLVAAVGMTVVILARQIDISIGSQFAICGVAAGLLAKANWPMPFVALGTVFVGALLGAINGGLVAGLGLPAIVVTLATMVMLRESLRWATEGIWVQDLPVGFQWFGLGQEGGRFAVVAVALAIFAGFAWGLRRLNAGRGVYATGSDPEAARLAGIRPRRVIFGSFVCMGGLTAFAALLTSIQFIDVQTNAGVGLELRVIAAVVVGGTSTSGGRGTLAGTLLGVALLGAIGPTLTFLGTQAYWERALQGLVILVAVAANAVPMARRSGRGVS comes from the coding sequence TTGCCCCGGAGGTCCGTCATTAGTCGTCTCCTCGCTCACCACCGCCGCGAGGCGTCCGTCGCGGCCGCGCTCTTCGCCCTGCTCGCGCTCGTCGCGGTGAGGGCCCCCGGCTTCTTTCGGGCGGCGAACGTCCGCGACCTGCTCGTGGGCAACGCGCCCGTGCTGGTGGCCGCGGTGGGGATGACGGTCGTGATCCTCGCCCGGCAAATCGACATCTCGATCGGCTCCCAGTTCGCGATCTGCGGGGTGGCGGCCGGGCTGCTGGCCAAGGCCAACTGGCCAATGCCCTTCGTGGCCCTGGGCACGGTCTTCGTGGGCGCGCTGCTGGGCGCCATCAACGGCGGCCTCGTCGCCGGCCTCGGTCTGCCCGCGATCGTGGTTACGCTGGCGACGATGGTGATGCTCCGGGAGAGCCTGCGGTGGGCCACCGAAGGCATCTGGGTCCAGGACCTGCCCGTGGGCTTCCAATGGTTCGGCCTTGGCCAAGAGGGGGGACGCTTCGCCGTGGTCGCGGTCGCGCTGGCGATCTTCGCGGGCTTCGCGTGGGGCCTGCGCCGCCTGAACGCCGGACGCGGGGTATATGCCACTGGCTCGGACCCCGAGGCGGCCCGGTTGGCCGGCATCCGGCCCCGCCGGGTGATCTTCGGAAGCTTCGTCTGCATGGGCGGCTTGACCGCCTTCGCCGCCCTCCTCACGTCGATCCAGTTCATCGACGTGCAGACAAATGCCGGCGTGGGGCTTGAGCTGAGGGTGATCGCGGCCGTGGTCGTGGGTGGCACGAGCACCTCGGGCGGCCGCGGGACGCTCGCGGGAACGCTACTCGGCGTGGCCCTTCTCGGCGCCATCGGGCCCACCCTCACCTTCCTGGGCACCCAGGCGTACTGGGAGCGCGCGCTCCAGGGGCTCGTCATCCTGGTTGCCGTGGCCGCCAACGCCGTCCCGATGGCCCGCCGGAGCGGTCGTGGCGTCTCGTAA